The Natribaculum luteum genome contains the following window.
ACGAGGCGACTCATCGGTGCCCCGAGTGTGGGGGCATCCTCGACCCGACGTACGACTACGACGTCATCTCGCTCGACAGGGAGACGCTTTCGTCGCGACCGTTCGACTCGATGTGGCGCTACGAGGAACTGCTGCCGTTTCGCCGGGAGTCGGCCGTGACGATGGACGAGGGCGCGACGCCGCTGGTCGAGTGTCCCGCCCTCGCCGACGAACTTGGCGTCGAACGCGTCGTGATCAAAGACGAAGGGCGAAATCCGACCGGCACGTTCAAAGACCGCGGGCAGTCGGTCGCCGTGACCGCGGCCAGCCAGCACGACGCGACCGACGTCGCCCTCGCCTCGGCGGGCAACGCCGGACAGGCCGCGGCGGCCTACGCGGGCCGGGCCGACCTCGAGTCGCACGTCTTCCTCCCCGCCCGCTCGAGTCACACCACCAAGGCGATGGTGAACGTCCACGGCGGCGACATGACCGTCGTCGGCGGGCGGATCGGCGAGGCCGTCGAGGCCTACGAGGACGCCCTCGCCGAACACGACGACTGGTACCCTCTCCAGACGTTCGTCACGCCCTACCGCCACGAGGGCAAGAAGACGATGCTGTACGAGTTGATCGAGCAACTCGAGTGGGAGACGCCCGACGCGGTCGTCTACCCGACGGGCGGTGGCGTCGGCCTCGTCGGCATGCACAAGGGCGCCACGGAGTGGCGCGAGTTGGGACTGATCGACGAGTTGCCCGCGATGTACGCCGCGCAGGCGTCCGGCTGTGCCCCGATCGTCGAGGCGTTCGAGGCGGGTCGTGACGTCCACGAACCCGTCGAGTACCCCGACACGATCTGTGGCGGCCTCGAGATCCCCGACCCGGGTGCGAGTCCGCAGGTCCTCGAGGCGCTTCGCGAGAGCGACGGCGGCGCGGTCGCGACCGACGACGACGACGTCCTGGAGGCGGCGATCGCCGTCGCGAAAGGCGAGGGCCTCGAGATGGCACCGTCCGCGGCGGCGGCGGCCAGCGGCGCGTGGGAACTCGCCGAGCGCGGCGAGTTCGACGGCGACGAGACGGTGGTCATCCTCAACACCGGGACGGGGAACAAACAGGCAGACGTGTTGCGGAGTCACCTGATGGGCAAAGGGATCTGATACCGCCTGCTGTCAGTCAGTGCCGGCACACCCACGACCCGTTCGGCGGGTGCGCCGGCACCAGTGACAGCAGACAGTATGAGTTCGTCCAACACTGCCCT
Protein-coding sequences here:
- a CDS encoding threonine synthase; the encoded protein is METTDAFAGLECTDCGGTFDADEATHRCPECGGILDPTYDYDVISLDRETLSSRPFDSMWRYEELLPFRRESAVTMDEGATPLVECPALADELGVERVVIKDEGRNPTGTFKDRGQSVAVTAASQHDATDVALASAGNAGQAAAAYAGRADLESHVFLPARSSHTTKAMVNVHGGDMTVVGGRIGEAVEAYEDALAEHDDWYPLQTFVTPYRHEGKKTMLYELIEQLEWETPDAVVYPTGGGVGLVGMHKGATEWRELGLIDELPAMYAAQASGCAPIVEAFEAGRDVHEPVEYPDTICGGLEIPDPGASPQVLEALRESDGGAVATDDDDVLEAAIAVAKGEGLEMAPSAAAAASGAWELAERGEFDGDETVVILNTGTGNKQADVLRSHLMGKGI